A region of Flavobacterium album DNA encodes the following proteins:
- a CDS encoding HNH endonuclease yields MSCKRGKASPSPLVKLQLFADSGGYCQNPECNLHLFQNVGDSDFHIAEMAHIIAASGDGPRSSVVLSPVDKGSFENLILLCPNCHTKIDKAESEFPDNLIRRWKSDHSLKISRQFGIIRYSSRSEIRKVVMRIMLENKVIFDKFGPLTDERFNPESESPKKWREGIHKTILPNNRKLVQLVDINYELLNTEEELLFAEFKQHVSDFEDKHINNNEISGATFPVKMNKIFE; encoded by the coding sequence ATGTCCTGCAAAAGAGGAAAAGCATCTCCCAGTCCACTTGTAAAACTTCAACTCTTTGCTGATTCAGGTGGGTACTGCCAGAATCCGGAATGCAATTTACATCTGTTTCAGAACGTTGGTGACAGTGATTTCCATATAGCGGAAATGGCTCATATAATCGCTGCGAGCGGTGATGGTCCAAGAAGCTCAGTTGTTTTATCTCCTGTTGATAAGGGAAGCTTTGAAAATCTAATCCTTCTTTGCCCAAATTGCCACACCAAGATAGACAAGGCAGAAAGCGAATTTCCGGATAATTTAATAAGAAGATGGAAATCAGATCATTCATTGAAAATTAGCAGGCAGTTTGGAATAATAAGGTACAGCAGCAGATCCGAAATAAGAAAAGTAGTAATGCGGATAATGCTGGAAAATAAAGTGATTTTTGATAAGTTTGGACCCCTAACTGACGAACGCTTTAATCCAGAAAGTGAATCTCCAAAAAAATGGCGGGAGGGAATACATAAGACAATTTTGCCTAATAATAGAAAACTTGTGCAATTAGTAGATATAAATTATGAGCTTTTAAACACAGAGGAAGAATTATTGTTTGCTGAATTTAAGCAGCACGTTAGCGATTTTGAAGATAAGCATATAAACAATAACGAAATCAGTGGAGCAACTTTTCCGGTAAAAATGAATAAAATTTTTGAGTGA
- a CDS encoding DUF2971 domain-containing protein, whose product MDQPITSFYKYFTINQNLFNSLINNELYFSNPRYFNDPFDSLPRYKLCSDIQKLEKFYLFIQKHINEKIDIIRNLKDFEKKKLDFESLLEVFLKVLFKFDESYYNEIGNYEYKLIEIFTFYNNPEYFKEAFKVNSIELQNKMYADYAFLYIDINKFGVACGSTTQTCPVMWGHYGNNHTGICLKFEFCDDTGNQSICLSKDEKLEIVAVDYNDSPLDIFNLDYDELENLILTIYKTKCSKWAYENEVRLINNSQGLLKINNKSIKQIIFGCKTTPKDRYSILKLISCLGYRIDDLMIAKIQADSYELKIERMTIEDLAGSGVYLEELNVKKPF is encoded by the coding sequence ATGGATCAACCAATTACATCCTTTTACAAATATTTCACCATAAACCAGAATTTGTTTAATTCATTAATCAATAACGAATTGTACTTTTCAAATCCCAGATACTTTAATGATCCATTTGATTCACTACCAAGATATAAACTATGTTCTGATATTCAAAAGCTGGAAAAATTCTATTTATTTATTCAAAAGCACATCAATGAAAAGATAGATATAATTAGAAATTTGAAGGACTTTGAAAAGAAGAAGCTGGACTTTGAAAGTTTACTGGAAGTTTTTTTAAAAGTTCTATTTAAATTTGACGAAAGCTATTATAATGAAATTGGCAATTATGAGTATAAATTGATTGAAATTTTTACTTTCTATAATAATCCAGAATATTTCAAGGAAGCATTTAAAGTTAATAGTATTGAACTTCAAAACAAAATGTATGCGGATTATGCATTTCTTTATATTGATATAAATAAATTTGGGGTTGCGTGTGGCTCTACTACACAGACATGCCCTGTAATGTGGGGGCATTATGGTAATAACCATACTGGTATTTGTTTGAAATTCGAGTTTTGCGATGATACTGGAAACCAAAGTATTTGTCTGTCAAAAGATGAAAAATTAGAAATCGTTGCTGTGGACTACAATGATTCACCATTAGACATTTTTAATTTGGATTATGACGAATTGGAAAATTTAATCCTTACCATTTATAAAACAAAATGTAGCAAATGGGCTTATGAAAATGAAGTAAGACTGATTAACAATTCGCAGGGCTTACTGAAGATTAACAACAAGAGTATTAAGCAAATTATCTTTGGCTGCAAAACAACCCCTAAGGATAGATACTCAATTCTTAAACTTATCAGCTGTTTGGGATATAGAATTGACGATTTAATGATCGCTAAGATACAGGCAGATTCGTATGAGCTAAAAATTGAGAGGATGACCATAGAAGATTTGGCGGGAAGCGGAGTATATTTAGAAGAGCTGAACGTTAAAAAGCCATTTTAA
- a CDS encoding UvrD-helicase domain-containing protein: MPRKKTSNFFSIMFAVLLCLSVFGIWYLYRKHVLQKKQKQWLIGARERLEEANFFGERLTNFGQYFAFGQEEQYINGYKDLRKLIVNNYADLGLDLKLENDITEFIGRYDEISTLRKNYNDEFVKRETETYRYLFDSLEEYPLSDDQIEAVIRDEDNNLVIAGAGTGKTTTISAKVAYILEKGLASPEELLIISFTKNAVNEMYERCQKFCKDIEGAEKLEVRTFNSFGFLVKRHCSSEEIHLAFKGDEDAAKAYLQEIFDELFLTDKDFQRKAVNFLAFFNRPERDEFRFETRNDYLKHEQGFKNVTLDGISMGSQEEVQIGNFLCLFGINYEYEKHYPLAPEDRNPDFGSYRPDFYLTDHDIWHEHFGVDREGNVPNWFGTKQPYTTAKDYYNAGISWKRAIHAKSGTKLIETYSFENAEGSLIANLKKKLRAHGVALEPRKPEDILPLVKKSAYYEDFMNLIHTFLGLMKSNARHPEDIQSRGRDRRLAVFLDVFKPLYQRYQEHLHKNSAIDYSDMVNQAAGHIGRGDFTRPYKYILVDEFQDMSLGRYELLKSLKKQYPELKLYAVGDDWQSIFRFTGSDISIITEFEKHFGFTSTTPILRTYRFNDEILQVSSDYIQKNPSQLRKTLFSDRQAQEKSFAFIPMKFAGNREAYQQAKDLAVRSALEQISILKEDARVFLIGRYHHNVPAGFRELKRDYPQLRIDYYTAHRVKGMTCDYAILLDINSGTLGFPSEIADDPLLGYLLHEGDRFENAEERRVFYVAITRARHKNFLLYDALNPSKFLGEIMDEPDEGESSPGKCPECSGQLVERRGPYSEFLGCSNYPNCDYKKIIKSNDIINA; the protein is encoded by the coding sequence ATGCCAAGGAAAAAAACAAGCAATTTTTTCTCGATCATGTTTGCAGTCCTGCTCTGCCTATCCGTCTTTGGTATATGGTACTTGTACAGGAAGCATGTTCTTCAAAAAAAGCAAAAACAATGGCTAATTGGTGCCAGGGAAAGACTCGAAGAAGCCAACTTTTTCGGTGAGCGCTTAACCAACTTTGGACAATACTTCGCCTTTGGGCAGGAAGAACAGTACATCAATGGATATAAGGACCTTCGGAAACTTATCGTGAACAACTATGCCGATCTAGGGCTTGATCTGAAGCTGGAGAACGACATTACTGAATTTATAGGCAGGTACGATGAAATTTCCACATTGCGAAAAAACTACAACGATGAGTTTGTCAAAAGGGAAACGGAGACCTATCGGTACCTTTTCGATTCCCTTGAGGAATATCCCCTGTCAGACGACCAGATAGAGGCGGTCATCCGGGACGAGGACAACAATCTGGTAATCGCAGGTGCCGGGACCGGCAAGACCACCACGATCTCTGCCAAGGTGGCCTATATACTTGAGAAGGGTTTGGCAAGTCCCGAGGAGCTGCTGATCATATCCTTTACAAAGAATGCAGTGAATGAAATGTATGAGCGATGCCAGAAATTCTGCAAAGATATTGAAGGAGCTGAAAAGCTGGAGGTACGCACTTTCAACAGTTTCGGCTTCCTGGTCAAGCGCCATTGCTCCAGCGAAGAGATCCACCTGGCCTTCAAGGGCGATGAGGATGCGGCGAAGGCCTACCTTCAGGAAATTTTCGACGAGCTGTTCCTCACCGACAAGGACTTCCAAAGAAAGGCGGTCAACTTTTTGGCCTTCTTCAACAGGCCAGAGCGTGACGAGTTCAGATTTGAAACAAGGAATGACTACCTGAAGCACGAGCAGGGCTTCAAGAACGTTACCCTGGACGGCATAAGCATGGGCAGCCAGGAAGAGGTACAGATTGGCAACTTCCTTTGCCTGTTCGGCATAAACTACGAGTACGAGAAGCACTATCCCCTTGCACCGGAGGATCGCAACCCTGACTTTGGGAGCTACCGTCCTGATTTCTATCTGACGGACCACGACATATGGCACGAACATTTCGGGGTTGACCGCGAGGGCAACGTTCCGAACTGGTTCGGTACCAAGCAACCCTATACAACGGCCAAGGACTATTACAATGCCGGGATTAGCTGGAAGAGGGCAATCCATGCAAAATCGGGGACGAAACTTATCGAGACCTATTCGTTTGAAAATGCGGAGGGTAGCCTGATCGCCAATCTAAAGAAAAAGCTTCGAGCGCATGGAGTGGCTCTCGAGCCCAGAAAGCCGGAAGACATATTGCCACTGGTAAAGAAGTCGGCCTACTATGAGGACTTCATGAACCTAATCCATACCTTCCTTGGCTTGATGAAATCTAATGCCCGGCACCCGGAGGATATCCAATCAAGGGGCCGAGATCGCAGGCTTGCCGTTTTCCTTGATGTCTTCAAGCCGTTGTACCAGCGCTACCAAGAGCACCTGCATAAGAATTCAGCGATAGACTACAGTGACATGGTCAACCAGGCGGCGGGCCACATCGGCCGTGGGGACTTTACAAGGCCCTACAAATATATCCTGGTGGACGAGTTCCAGGACATGTCCCTGGGGAGGTACGAGCTCCTGAAAAGCCTGAAAAAGCAGTATCCCGAATTAAAGCTTTACGCGGTTGGCGATGACTGGCAATCCATATTCCGTTTTACCGGGAGTGATATTTCAATCATTACCGAGTTTGAAAAACACTTCGGCTTTACCAGCACGACGCCTATTCTAAGGACCTATCGATTCAATGACGAAATATTGCAAGTCTCAAGTGATTATATCCAGAAGAACCCCTCACAGTTGCGCAAGACGCTATTTTCTGACCGCCAGGCCCAGGAGAAGAGCTTTGCCTTCATCCCGATGAAATTTGCCGGCAACCGCGAAGCCTACCAGCAGGCCAAGGACCTGGCCGTACGATCAGCCCTTGAGCAGATCAGCATACTGAAAGAGGATGCCAGGGTCTTCCTGATCGGAAGGTACCACCATAACGTTCCCGCAGGATTTCGAGAGCTGAAAAGGGACTATCCCCAACTCAGGATAGACTACTATACTGCCCACAGAGTCAAGGGGATGACCTGCGACTATGCCATACTTCTGGACATAAACTCCGGAACGCTGGGCTTTCCTTCCGAGATAGCGGACGATCCCCTGCTGGGCTATCTCCTGCACGAAGGCGACCGGTTTGAAAATGCCGAGGAGCGCCGCGTGTTCTACGTGGCGATCACCAGGGCCAGGCACAAGAACTTCCTGCTCTACGATGCGCTGAATCCCAGCAAGTTTCTGGGCGAGATAATGGATGAGCCCGATGAGGGGGAATCCAGTCCTGGCAAGTGCCCGGAATGTTCCGGCCAGCTAGTAGAGCGCAGGGGGCCCTACAGCGAATTCCTGGGATGTTCCAACTACCCGAATTGTGATTATAAAAAAATTATAAAAAGTAACGATATAATAAATGCTTAA
- a CDS encoding endonuclease domain-containing protein, with amino-acid sequence MNETADLRKRLESRELFAPLFNDFIKRSINEQRKVEADPDDPYNFASFYEKFIENYARVNTDIVFECCESPIERIFINSLTLLFLKNRNTELQVTPPLEDVEDAISNFRNNHLDILRVIERYKVDTGDTDLIHFEKFIQGKIDSGRYKEGDYEIFEYHRLVVDNFIWNSYHLSLQAGFPNYKVDGKSIRADILIWCPGNEKVKLIVECDGYQYHSSKESFERDRKRDRLLKSKGYDVVRFSGTEIYRDPVKVSDDLYDLIDNLYNPVKN; translated from the coding sequence ATGAATGAAACTGCAGATTTAAGAAAGAGGCTGGAATCCAGAGAATTGTTCGCCCCCCTTTTTAATGACTTTATAAAAAGATCGATTAATGAGCAAAGGAAAGTGGAAGCAGATCCTGATGATCCATATAATTTCGCTTCATTCTACGAGAAATTTATCGAAAATTATGCACGTGTTAATACTGATATCGTATTTGAATGCTGCGAATCTCCAATTGAGAGAATCTTCATAAATTCACTGACGCTATTATTTCTCAAAAATAGAAATACGGAACTGCAGGTTACACCCCCACTTGAAGATGTAGAGGATGCCATATCTAACTTTCGAAATAATCATCTAGATATTCTCCGTGTGATTGAGCGATATAAAGTTGATACTGGAGATACGGATTTGATTCATTTCGAAAAATTTATCCAAGGCAAAATTGACTCAGGAAGATATAAAGAGGGTGACTATGAAATCTTTGAATATCACAGACTGGTGGTAGATAATTTTATATGGAATTCCTATCATTTGTCGCTTCAGGCAGGCTTTCCGAACTATAAGGTTGATGGAAAGAGTATAAGGGCTGATATTTTAATTTGGTGCCCTGGAAATGAAAAAGTCAAATTGATTGTAGAATGCGATGGCTATCAGTATCATAGTTCAAAAGAATCATTTGAAAGGGACAGGAAAAGAGATAGGTTGCTGAAATCCAAAGGGTATGATGTAGTAAGGTTTTCAGGTACTGAAATCTACAGGGACCCGGTTAAAGTCAGCGATGATTTGTATGATCTTATCGATAATTTATATAATCCCGTAAAAAACTAA
- a CDS encoding helix-turn-helix domain-containing protein: protein MSTNIRIKRICDFCLQEFTAKTTRTKYCSHKCNSRAYKAGQRQSKIEKSNAETARVITTDLDKLKQREFLSITQAGLLFGISRRTIYRLIDRGYINIAKFGTRTVIRKCDLEAFFAVPIVLQRLKAVQAFPGIENCYTIGQAQSEFNISPVALYHLLHRHGIMKYSIGKFTYVPKSELDVIFKAVAI from the coding sequence ATGAGCACCAACATCAGGATCAAACGGATCTGTGATTTCTGCTTACAGGAATTTACAGCAAAAACAACGCGGACAAAGTACTGTTCGCACAAATGCAACAGCCGGGCCTATAAGGCTGGCCAACGACAGTCAAAAATTGAAAAAAGCAATGCGGAGACAGCCAGGGTTATCACAACCGACCTTGACAAATTGAAGCAGCGCGAGTTCCTAAGCATTACTCAGGCCGGACTGCTGTTTGGTATCAGCCGACGGACAATTTACAGGTTGATTGACCGGGGATATATTAACATCGCAAAATTCGGTACCCGTACCGTAATCCGGAAATGCGACCTGGAAGCCTTCTTTGCTGTGCCGATCGTCCTCCAAAGATTGAAAGCCGTACAGGCATTCCCCGGAATTGAAAATTGTTATACCATTGGACAGGCACAATCTGAATTCAATATTTCACCGGTTGCACTGTACCATTTACTGCACCGCCACGGGATAATGAAATACTCCATTGGGAAGTTTACCTATGTACCTAAGTCAGAACTGGATGTGATATTTAAAGCGGTAGCAATATGA
- a CDS encoding tyrosine-type recombinase/integrase: MKRVTVTLRNKPVSKGRVSLYLDFYPAVFVPEIGKKTRREFLKLYLHEKPKSFGEKLNNSENQRMAELICTRRRNEVNKEFIYTSFELEQMRLKEISERSFLQYFRKQGSKRDGNNAEIWETAICHFENFIDGKQPSFSDITIPFVDDFREYLLNAKSRRNTGKKISRNTALSYFNKLKTTLKKAYKEGLLQTDVNAGIEGITEQESQRNYLNMEEATALFRTPCKSEIVKRVSIFSILTGLRYSDIAKLKWKEIEHTFNDGYYIRFTQKKTEKQENLPISEQAYSILSSAANGNELVFPCLKNGNLTVLCRCGFRLQG; this comes from the coding sequence ATGAAAAGGGTAACTGTTACATTGCGAAACAAACCTGTCAGTAAAGGTAGGGTGTCACTTTATCTTGACTTCTATCCGGCCGTATTTGTTCCCGAGATCGGGAAGAAAACAAGGCGGGAATTCCTGAAGCTATACCTGCATGAAAAACCGAAGAGCTTCGGCGAGAAGCTGAACAACTCAGAAAATCAGCGTATGGCAGAACTTATATGTACGCGCCGCCGTAATGAAGTGAACAAAGAGTTCATTTATACCTCTTTTGAACTGGAACAAATGCGTTTAAAGGAAATCAGCGAACGTTCCTTCCTGCAATATTTTAGAAAACAGGGAAGTAAAAGAGATGGTAATAATGCTGAAATATGGGAAACGGCCATTTGCCATTTTGAGAATTTTATTGACGGTAAGCAACCATCCTTCAGTGACATCACAATCCCATTTGTGGACGATTTCCGGGAGTACCTGCTAAACGCAAAAAGCCGTAGGAACACAGGTAAAAAAATTTCTCGCAACACGGCTTTGTCTTACTTCAATAAACTGAAGACAACACTAAAAAAAGCATACAAGGAAGGTTTGTTGCAAACCGACGTGAATGCTGGTATAGAAGGTATCACCGAGCAGGAATCGCAGAGGAATTATCTGAATATGGAAGAAGCTACAGCATTGTTCAGGACGCCTTGTAAAAGTGAGATAGTAAAGCGGGTAAGCATCTTTTCCATACTGACCGGCCTGAGATATTCGGACATCGCCAAGCTTAAATGGAAAGAGATAGAACATACATTTAACGATGGCTATTATATACGCTTTACCCAAAAAAAAACAGAGAAGCAGGAAAACCTGCCAATTTCAGAGCAGGCTTATAGTATACTCAGCAGTGCTGCCAATGGAAATGAGTTGGTGTTTCCGTGCCTGAAGAATGGGAATTTGACCGTCTTGTGCCGTTGTGGGTTCAGGCTGCAGGGATAA
- a CDS encoding tyrosine-type recombinase/integrase, giving the protein MPLWVQAAGITKHITFHCFRHTYATLQIAGGTDLLTVSKMLGHKSVKTTQIYAKVVDQRKREATDKINLS; this is encoded by the coding sequence GTGCCGTTGTGGGTTCAGGCTGCAGGGATAACGAAACACATAACATTTCACTGTTTTAGGCATACCTATGCAACGTTACAGATTGCCGGGGGTACAGACCTGCTGACGGTTTCTAAAATGCTTGGCCATAAAAGCGTGAAGACTACACAGATTTATGCAAAAGTTGTTGACCAAAGAAAAAGGGAAGCTACCGACAAGATTAATTTGTCTTAG
- a CDS encoding helix-turn-helix domain-containing protein: MKPFTFDQIPKLMGKLLDKMDHIESLLKSIGPRQKTEDQLFSVNEAAQFLNLSVATLYSKVSRNEIPVFKKGKRLYFSKSELTAWIESGKMLTNEELVKRQL, from the coding sequence ATGAAGCCATTTACATTCGACCAAATACCAAAACTAATGGGCAAGCTTCTTGATAAGATGGATCATATTGAGTCACTTCTAAAAAGCATTGGGCCTCGCCAAAAGACCGAAGACCAGTTATTCAGCGTTAACGAAGCTGCCCAGTTCCTCAACCTTTCCGTGGCAACGCTGTACTCGAAGGTCAGTAGGAATGAAATACCTGTCTTTAAGAAAGGGAAGCGGCTATATTTCTCCAAATCGGAACTCACTGCCTGGATCGAAAGTGGAAAGATGCTTACTAATGAGGAACTCGTAAAAAGACAGCTGTAA
- a CDS encoding OmpA family protein, which yields MKAHNAGSHKLYARYEYVDAAKAYEKLDKKDPYVYAQIADSYYNVFNSKEAVKWYPKAIEGSTDAEIYWRYAQMLKAEGKYEEANAQMQKFASMAPGDTRAVEFKKDPNYLPKLRNQAKLFDEKVLDINDKKYGSFGAVLSDDNTLYFTSARNTSRRNYGWSEEPFLDMYTATYNANGTYSEPALLPEVNSRYHDGPASVTADGNTMYFSSESFKERKEYERDRENNLKLGQVWLFRAKKVNGKWGDIEPVPFNNKMWSTGNPAISKDGKTLYFSSDREGTMGGNDIWKVEVNGDSYGEPVNLGPKVNTTGRESFPFITDDNKLYFSSDGHKGFGSLDVFMIDLNKGTDAINVGAPVNGPKDDFAFTFNTKNNIGFFSSNRDGFDKIYSATPLCAVEAIVQVRDKKTLQALPGAKVAILDEKNNVIETRTADAKGMVTYTVDCNRAYGLQGSMEKYSNGTAKVPAGKGPQANVNLDLDPIVVVPDQPVIVLDDVFFEFNKSNITKEGAFVLDNLVETMKKYPELVIMVKSHTDNRGSDKYNMALSNRRAKSTVQYVISKGIAKARISGEGYGESQPKVDCGANCTEEQYAQNRRSEFIIVKK from the coding sequence ATGAAGGCTCATAACGCAGGTAGCCATAAGCTCTATGCGCGCTATGAATATGTAGATGCGGCAAAAGCTTACGAAAAGCTGGACAAGAAAGACCCTTACGTATACGCCCAAATAGCCGACAGCTACTACAATGTATTCAACAGCAAGGAAGCGGTAAAATGGTACCCTAAAGCCATAGAAGGCAGCACCGATGCCGAGATCTACTGGCGCTATGCCCAGATGCTCAAGGCCGAAGGCAAATATGAGGAGGCCAACGCACAGATGCAGAAATTTGCATCGATGGCCCCTGGTGATACAAGGGCAGTAGAATTTAAGAAGGACCCGAACTACCTTCCTAAATTAAGGAACCAGGCCAAATTGTTCGATGAGAAAGTGCTTGACATCAACGATAAGAAATACGGCTCTTTCGGGGCAGTGCTTTCGGATGACAACACGCTGTACTTTACCAGCGCAAGGAATACCTCACGCAGGAACTACGGATGGAGCGAAGAGCCATTCCTTGATATGTACACGGCAACCTACAATGCCAACGGTACCTACAGCGAGCCGGCATTGCTTCCTGAGGTGAACAGCCGCTACCATGACGGCCCGGCCTCTGTAACCGCCGACGGCAACACGATGTACTTCTCGAGCGAGAGCTTCAAGGAGCGCAAAGAGTACGAGAGGGACAGGGAAAACAACCTGAAGCTTGGCCAGGTATGGCTTTTCAGGGCAAAAAAAGTAAACGGCAAATGGGGCGATATCGAACCGGTACCGTTCAACAATAAAATGTGGTCGACAGGCAACCCTGCCATCAGCAAGGACGGTAAGACATTGTACTTTTCTTCCGACAGGGAAGGCACTATGGGAGGCAACGACATCTGGAAAGTAGAAGTGAACGGCGACAGCTACGGCGAGCCGGTAAACCTTGGGCCAAAAGTGAACACCACAGGAAGGGAAAGCTTCCCGTTCATCACCGATGACAACAAGCTGTACTTCTCCTCCGATGGCCACAAAGGCTTCGGATCATTAGACGTGTTCATGATCGACCTTAACAAAGGCACCGATGCCATCAACGTAGGAGCCCCTGTAAACGGCCCTAAAGATGACTTCGCCTTTACCTTCAACACCAAGAACAATATTGGTTTCTTCTCCTCAAACCGTGACGGCTTTGACAAGATCTACAGCGCGACACCATTATGCGCGGTAGAAGCCATCGTACAGGTAAGGGACAAAAAGACGCTTCAGGCGCTTCCGGGAGCCAAAGTGGCGATACTTGACGAGAAGAACAACGTGATCGAGACCAGGACAGCCGATGCCAAAGGTATGGTAACCTACACTGTAGATTGCAACAGGGCTTACGGGCTTCAGGGCAGCATGGAAAAATACAGCAACGGCACAGCCAAGGTACCTGCAGGCAAAGGGCCGCAGGCTAACGTAAACCTTGACCTTGATCCGATCGTTGTAGTTCCGGACCAGCCGGTGATCGTGCTTGACGATGTCTTCTTTGAATTCAACAAGAGCAACATCACCAAAGAAGGCGCTTTTGTACTGGATAACTTAGTAGAGACAATGAAAAAATACCCTGAGCTTGTAATCATGGTAAAATCGCATACCGATAACCGCGGCAGTGACAAATACAACATGGCGCTGTCTAACCGCAGGGCGAAATCTACGGTACAGTATGTGATCTCCAAAGGCATAGCCAAGGCGCGCATCTCTGGCGAAGGCTATGGCGAGAGCCAGCCTAAGGTAGACTGCGGAGCTAACTGCACAGAAGAGCAGTATGCACAAAACCGCCGTTCAGAGTTCATTATCGTAAAGAAATAG
- a CDS encoding carbohydrate kinase family protein, with amino-acid sequence MNKAKKLKAVSYGEVLWDVFADGKKIGGAPLNLALRMQSLGCEVAMISCVGQDADGDEIVDYVKAQGLDTTGIIRTEEYPTGLVHVYVNERGSASYEISYPSAWDKIDLTDHARSLAGDADVLIYGSLVCRDEASKRSLEELLQNDIYKVFDANLRPPHYTQATIESLIRSASFIKFNDEELLEIAAGMGSPYTLLEDNMEFIAHKTGTRSMCATKGKHGAVLMWEGSLYSNNGYPVKVVDTVGAGDSFLATLVMGLLSGQDPQRTIDYACAVGALVAASAGANPVVTEEDIGALMQGV; translated from the coding sequence ATGAATAAAGCGAAGAAACTTAAAGCGGTATCGTATGGCGAGGTACTTTGGGACGTTTTTGCCGATGGTAAGAAAATAGGCGGCGCACCGTTAAACCTGGCCCTCAGGATGCAAAGCCTTGGTTGCGAAGTAGCCATGATAAGCTGCGTAGGGCAAGATGCCGATGGCGATGAAATTGTAGACTATGTAAAAGCGCAGGGACTGGATACTACTGGTATAATAAGGACAGAAGAATATCCTACCGGATTAGTACATGTATATGTAAATGAGCGCGGCAGCGCAAGCTATGAGATAAGTTACCCGTCTGCTTGGGATAAGATAGACCTGACAGATCACGCGCGCAGCCTTGCAGGTGATGCCGATGTATTGATCTATGGCAGCCTCGTGTGCCGCGATGAAGCTTCAAAGCGTTCGCTGGAGGAACTTCTTCAAAATGATATTTACAAGGTGTTTGACGCCAACCTGCGTCCGCCGCATTACACGCAGGCAACCATCGAAAGCCTTATCAGGTCGGCAAGCTTTATTAAATTCAATGATGAAGAACTGCTTGAGATCGCAGCTGGCATGGGTTCGCCTTACACCTTACTGGAAGACAATATGGAATTTATAGCTCATAAAACCGGGACGCGCTCTATGTGTGCTACCAAAGGCAAGCATGGTGCCGTGCTGATGTGGGAGGGAAGCCTTTACAGTAATAATGGCTATCCGGTAAAAGTAGTAGATACGGTAGGTGCAGGCGACTCGTTCCTCGCAACACTTGTTATGGGCCTGCTTTCAGGGCAGGACCCGCAGCGTACCATAGACTATGCCTGTGCCGTGGGGGCCCTTGTAGCGGCATCGGCAGGCGCAAACCCTGTTGTGACGGAAGAAGACATTGGAGCGCTAATGCAAGGCGTATAA